The proteins below are encoded in one region of Silene latifolia isolate original U9 population chromosome 2, ASM4854445v1, whole genome shotgun sequence:
- the LOC141643045 gene encoding uncharacterized protein LOC141643045 isoform X2 codes for MATTLATPRLGDIEQGIISPCHSEATAVETFSSCGESCTADNDEHNNTRSSSASFSSSCSCYLSECSVEDIESGRDNGGAQVAAVEIGKVSVHLTKVKRDCRICYLSFDGSDLESGLPIELGCSCKEDLAAAHKHCAEAWFKIRGNKIL; via the exons ATGGCAACAACGTTAGCAACTCCCCGTCTCGGCGACATCGAACAAGGTATAATCTCCCCCTGCCACAGCGAGGCCACCGCCGTCGAAACCTTCAGCTCATGTGGTGAGTCATGTACTGCTGACAATGATGAACATAATAATACGAGGTCATCTTCAGCTTCGTTTTCTTCTTCCTGTTCTTGTTATTTGTCTGAGTGTTCTGTTGAAGATATAGAAAGCGGCCGCGACAATGGCGGTGCTCAAGTGGCGGCGGTGGAAATTGGTAAAGTGAGTGTGCATTTAACAAAAGTGAAGAGAGATTGTAGAATATGTTACCTTAGCTTTGATGGGTCGGATCTTGAATCCGGGTTGCCAATTGAGCTAGGATGTTCTTGTAAGGAGGATTTAGCTGCTGCTCATAAACATTGTGCTGAAGCTTGGTTTAAAATCCGTGGTAACAA GATCCTTTGA